A window of Sutcliffiella cohnii contains these coding sequences:
- a CDS encoding response regulator: MFNAMIVDDEPVIRFGLKASINWEEEGLKLIGDFPNGEKALEAMENQQVDLLITDIKMPIMDGLTLMREALKRNPNVKVVLVSSYNDFEYVREGLKHGAVDYVLKPTLEPEEFLQLIQKCVELMKKEQVIEEKLHLVDETVAIKNRYKLEQQLKRILIKHNKLEFSYEGFNSLQSPIMVIYLKMFNLNRVMDQKGKLYISFMLDELQEQFYLQYEECICIHINETDLVVVIRNDKDEPQKLKGWLQAQTDIPFTIGYDIASNFKELPESFHRSEEACSRRFFHAEEDVFPYLPLEYGQVKRLKGEQLKQFLLPYDKQKVTEFLTEHFQKRALEEVDPTEMKDEACDIITHLFVDKIDVTLLLEKCSILKKTETMQELHNALLQQLEECETIVANKGDKLYGDNELIDSALEYIHRNYTDELTLQKIADHIHISRNYFSILFKRFLNQNFIDYVIDLRIKKAKELLEHSSLKVYEVAEQSGFGDVKYFSKLFKKTTGLSPGDYRTEQQK; encoded by the coding sequence ATGTTTAACGCAATGATCGTGGATGATGAACCAGTTATTCGCTTCGGTTTAAAGGCGTCAATAAATTGGGAAGAAGAGGGTCTAAAATTAATAGGTGATTTTCCGAATGGAGAAAAAGCACTTGAAGCGATGGAAAATCAGCAAGTAGACCTTTTAATTACGGATATAAAAATGCCTATTATGGACGGTTTAACATTAATGCGAGAAGCGTTAAAGCGAAATCCGAATGTAAAAGTCGTGTTAGTTAGTAGTTATAATGACTTTGAGTACGTTCGGGAAGGGTTAAAACACGGCGCTGTAGACTATGTATTAAAGCCAACTTTGGAGCCAGAGGAATTTTTACAACTCATTCAAAAATGCGTGGAATTAATGAAGAAAGAGCAAGTAATTGAAGAAAAGTTACATTTAGTAGATGAAACAGTAGCAATAAAAAACCGCTACAAATTAGAACAGCAACTAAAGCGTATTTTGATAAAGCATAATAAGTTGGAATTTTCGTATGAAGGCTTTAACAGCTTACAATCACCGATAATGGTTATATATTTGAAAATGTTTAATCTTAATAGAGTGATGGATCAAAAGGGAAAATTATATATATCATTTATGTTAGATGAGCTTCAAGAACAGTTTTATTTACAGTACGAGGAATGTATTTGTATCCATATAAATGAGACAGACTTAGTTGTCGTTATTCGTAATGATAAGGATGAGCCACAAAAGCTGAAAGGTTGGCTTCAAGCTCAAACTGATATTCCTTTTACTATCGGTTATGATATCGCTTCTAATTTCAAGGAATTACCAGAAAGTTTTCATCGAAGTGAAGAAGCGTGTAGTAGAAGGTTTTTTCATGCTGAAGAAGATGTGTTTCCATACTTGCCTCTTGAATATGGACAAGTAAAAAGATTAAAAGGAGAGCAATTAAAGCAGTTTCTTTTACCGTATGACAAACAAAAGGTAACGGAGTTTTTAACAGAACATTTTCAAAAGCGAGCGTTAGAAGAGGTAGATCCTACTGAGATGAAGGATGAGGCTTGTGACATCATCACTCATTTATTTGTAGATAAAATAGATGTAACCTTATTGCTAGAAAAATGCTCAATCTTAAAGAAAACAGAAACGATGCAAGAGCTTCATAACGCACTTTTACAACAGTTGGAAGAATGTGAAACAATCGTTGCTAATAAAGGTGATAAGTTGTATGGAGATAATGAGCTAATTGACAGTGCGCTTGAATATATTCACCGTAACTATACGGACGAGTTAACCTTGCAAAAGATAGCAGACCATATTCATATTAGTCGTAATTACTTTAGTATTTTATTTAAACGTTTTTTAAATCAAAATTTTATTGATTATGTGATTGACTTACGAATAAAAAAGGCAAAGGAGTTGCTAGAGCATTCCTCCTTGAAAGTATATGAAGTAGCAGAGCAATCTGGATTTGGAGATGTTAAGTACTTTAGCAAGCTGTTTAAAAAAACAACTGGTCTTTCTCCAGGTGATTACCGAACAGAACAACAAAAATAG
- a CDS encoding sensor histidine kinase, whose amino-acid sequence MMLRRMIKNRFATKVVFALLLVIFISTIFNSYFYYQSASNVVKNNVRESSLQIARQAADSLSFIFSLGSDTSDLLYSNERLQEIVVEDTAEKLSFSERGSNNEYMNTLLNSHVYSSSFVRTIYVLKEDGTSWGSGTFSAYKLTQYNLAQQDWVRESVVKDGQLVWEGLQYDQLSGAGQNTELVVTLSRVLKNFNNLQNIGYIQVGLDGRVILEKIDQIKLGKTGRFFVVDEKGEVMVDSVLENINRPVKNDELFQYIQNKRLIEFEFTHEGTPYYGVKQPMSNGWTVIGIVPIKEITGELSNVQMITLFSTTIFTIVAIIIGLVAAHRVTEPIRLLTQQMKRVGEGNFNVRTKVASTDEIGLMSLQFNRMINQVEKLLEQVKEVESQKQKAELRAIKHRINPHFLFNTLSTIRWLIQLNQKEKANTAMSALIRLLEANMGKKGTFVTVNEELNIVEKFMAIMQIRYEQKFYLELNIADEVEDFLIPQMLIQPIVENAIFHGFVPTGKDGTIRITGKKLDGGIVLDICDNGIGVKKEALEKIKDQSPNSFLGIGLTHVYDSVNLYYGPGSKVEIDSNENGTVVKLILKQKGRGGTYV is encoded by the coding sequence ATGATGTTACGAAGAATGATAAAAAACCGATTTGCAACAAAAGTAGTTTTTGCCCTTTTACTCGTTATCTTCATCTCAACTATTTTTAATAGCTACTTTTACTATCAATCTGCTTCGAACGTTGTAAAGAATAATGTTAGAGAATCATCACTGCAAATTGCAAGACAAGCAGCTGATTCTCTTTCGTTTATTTTCTCCTTAGGTAGCGATACTTCAGATTTACTCTATAGTAATGAACGACTACAGGAAATAGTCGTCGAAGATACGGCTGAAAAGTTATCGTTCTCCGAAAGAGGAAGCAATAATGAATATATGAATACGCTATTAAATTCACATGTATATTCAAGTTCATTTGTTCGAACGATTTATGTATTGAAGGAAGATGGAACTAGCTGGGGAAGTGGTACATTTTCCGCTTATAAGCTTACACAATATAATTTAGCTCAACAAGATTGGGTAAGAGAGTCAGTTGTGAAAGACGGTCAATTAGTTTGGGAAGGGCTTCAATATGATCAATTGAGTGGTGCTGGTCAAAATACAGAACTAGTTGTCACTCTTAGTAGAGTGTTGAAGAACTTTAATAACTTACAAAATATCGGATATATACAAGTCGGTTTAGACGGCAGAGTAATATTAGAGAAAATTGATCAAATAAAACTGGGTAAGACTGGACGTTTTTTTGTGGTGGATGAAAAAGGAGAGGTTATGGTGGATTCGGTTTTAGAAAACATCAACCGCCCAGTCAAAAATGATGAGCTCTTTCAATATATACAAAACAAACGTTTGATTGAATTTGAATTTACACATGAAGGAACTCCTTATTATGGTGTAAAACAACCAATGAGTAACGGATGGACAGTCATTGGTATTGTTCCTATTAAAGAAATTACAGGCGAACTAAGTAATGTTCAAATGATAACGCTCTTTTCGACAACGATCTTTACGATTGTCGCGATTATAATTGGTTTAGTTGCAGCCCATCGAGTAACAGAGCCAATTAGACTGTTAACACAGCAAATGAAGCGAGTAGGAGAAGGGAACTTTAACGTACGAACGAAAGTTGCTTCAACTGACGAAATAGGTCTCATGAGCCTGCAATTTAATCGAATGATTAATCAAGTCGAAAAACTGTTAGAGCAAGTAAAAGAAGTGGAAAGTCAAAAACAAAAAGCGGAGCTGCGTGCAATTAAGCATCGAATTAACCCACATTTCTTATTTAATACTCTTAGTACAATCCGTTGGTTAATTCAACTTAATCAAAAGGAAAAAGCAAACACAGCAATGTCTGCCTTAATAAGACTTTTAGAAGCAAATATGGGGAAAAAGGGAACCTTCGTCACGGTAAATGAAGAATTAAATATAGTAGAGAAGTTTATGGCAATCATGCAAATACGTTATGAACAGAAATTTTATTTAGAGCTAAACATTGCAGATGAAGTGGAGGATTTCCTAATTCCACAAATGCTTATTCAGCCCATAGTAGAAAATGCTATTTTCCACGGCTTTGTCCCAACAGGAAAAGACGGTACAATTCGAATTACAGGAAAGAAACTAGATGGTGGAATTGTATTAGATATCTGTGATAACGGTATTGGAGTTAAGAAAGAAGCATTAGAAAAAATTAAGGATCAATCACCGAATTCGTTTCTTGGAATTGGACTTACGCACGTGTACGATTCAGTAAACTTATATTACGGACCTGGCTCAAAAGTAGAAATTGATAGTAACGAAAACGGAACAGTTGTAAAGCTTATCCTTAAACAAAAAGGTAGAGGTGGAACATATGTTTAA
- a CDS encoding glycoside hydrolase family 66 protein, whose protein sequence is MRKKFASLFIATLLIISVMTGCTKTTSAPFQSDSVKKGDYLIYVTTDKAAYEPGDKVTFTLTLNEQIEEGTLLVRYVHLNEVVEEEEITLTGEDAVTWDWIAKEDDFKGYMVEVYMKDKKTIVDHYNIAVDVSSDWTKFPRYGYLADFYELAKEEQQGVIDKLNRFHINGLQFYDWQYKHERPLKLENGKVADTWLDIANREVSRETVENYIAMALEKNMKAMNYNLLFGAYENYEEEGVKKEWGIYRDPLLENQDKHPLPESWASDIFLMNPANEEWQDFIINAEKEVFQHLAFDGWHVDQLGDRGALWDGEGNRLDLSTTYVPFLQKAKEELQVDLVMNAVSQYAVGYIASQAPVSFLYSELWDSHQTFSSLKDVIDQNYRYSNNELNTVLAAYMNYDLSDSMGEFNTPGVLLTNAVIFAAGGAHLELGENMLSKEYFPHKKLSISDELNNQLIHYYDFSVAYQNLLRDGAIELSKEITISNEDIDASERAERGKVWSYAKEKDNKEIIQFINMTDATSLDWRDNDGSQVEPAVKENLNVTAETNGKVEKVWIASPDFFAGSAVELEFKQKGDEIQFTIPHLKYWDMVVIEYK, encoded by the coding sequence ATGAGGAAGAAATTCGCTAGCCTTTTTATTGCTACTTTACTTATTATATCCGTGATGACGGGTTGTACGAAAACTACTTCCGCCCCTTTTCAATCAGATAGTGTCAAAAAAGGGGACTATTTAATCTATGTAACAACTGATAAAGCTGCTTATGAGCCTGGGGATAAAGTTACCTTTACGTTAACATTAAATGAACAGATAGAAGAAGGGACGTTACTTGTTCGATACGTCCATTTAAATGAAGTAGTAGAAGAGGAAGAAATCACACTAACTGGTGAAGACGCTGTTACGTGGGACTGGATAGCGAAAGAGGATGACTTTAAAGGTTATATGGTAGAAGTGTATATGAAAGATAAGAAAACAATTGTCGATCATTACAACATTGCTGTTGATGTTTCCTCTGATTGGACAAAATTCCCTCGCTATGGCTATTTAGCGGATTTTTATGAATTAGCAAAGGAAGAACAACAAGGGGTTATCGATAAATTAAATCGATTCCATATAAACGGATTACAATTTTACGATTGGCAGTATAAGCATGAACGACCGTTAAAATTAGAAAACGGTAAAGTAGCGGATACGTGGTTAGATATTGCCAATCGAGAAGTTTCTAGAGAAACGGTAGAAAATTATATTGCGATGGCACTTGAAAAAAATATGAAAGCAATGAACTATAACCTTCTTTTCGGAGCTTACGAAAATTATGAAGAAGAAGGTGTGAAAAAAGAGTGGGGAATTTATCGAGATCCTCTCCTTGAAAACCAAGATAAGCACCCATTGCCTGAAAGCTGGGCGAGCGATATTTTCTTAATGAACCCAGCCAACGAAGAGTGGCAAGATTTTATTATTAATGCTGAAAAAGAAGTGTTCCAACATTTAGCGTTTGACGGTTGGCATGTCGATCAATTAGGAGATCGAGGTGCATTATGGGACGGAGAAGGGAATCGGTTAGACTTATCTACGACATATGTTCCTTTCTTGCAAAAAGCGAAGGAAGAACTACAAGTAGATTTAGTCATGAACGCTGTATCACAATATGCGGTAGGTTACATCGCGTCACAAGCTCCTGTAAGCTTCTTATATTCGGAGTTATGGGACTCACACCAAACGTTCAGTAGTTTAAAAGATGTAATCGATCAAAACTATCGCTATAGCAACAATGAGTTAAATACCGTGTTAGCGGCGTATATGAACTATGACCTATCTGACTCGATGGGCGAATTTAATACACCAGGTGTGCTACTAACAAATGCAGTTATTTTCGCCGCGGGTGGTGCCCATTTAGAGCTTGGGGAAAATATGTTATCGAAAGAATATTTCCCTCATAAAAAGCTTTCCATATCGGATGAGTTAAACAATCAGTTAATTCATTATTATGATTTCTCAGTAGCTTACCAAAATCTACTTCGCGACGGAGCAATTGAACTCTCAAAAGAAATTACTATTAGTAATGAAGATATTGATGCGTCAGAACGTGCTGAACGCGGAAAAGTTTGGAGTTATGCCAAAGAAAAAGACAACAAAGAAATTATTCAGTTCATTAATATGACAGATGCTACATCTCTTGACTGGAGAGATAATGATGGTTCGCAGGTTGAGCCTGCTGTCAAAGAGAATCTTAACGTTACGGCCGAGACAAACGGAAAAGTGGAAAAAGTCTGGATCGCTTCTCCTGATTTCTTTGCAGGATCCGCGGTTGAACTAGAGTTTAAGCAAAAAGGTGACGAAATACAGTTTACAATTCCACATTTAAAATATTGGGATATGGTTGTTATCGAATATAAATAA
- a CDS encoding carbohydrate ABC transporter permease, whose amino-acid sequence MKTNFLPKLFVYTILIIGVLVFVTPFVYMLMTTFVKNAYSLPRPHEVFTAIPSLENYEIVWTKNSFFRYFLNSLLVATVATVGSVFLGALTAYSFVRFTFPGKEFVFRVFLFTMMIPLVLAIVPQFTVIQSLGLVNTYWGLWLIYIGGGVVGSTFFLRGFFETVPKELEESIVMDGGGNWTIFRRIYLPLSKPALGTMAIFAFSGTWDEYFVALTIIKDEAMRTLPIALMMFQGKYASNWAWIFAASIIAILPVIIIYIVFQKRFVQSGDTEGGVKG is encoded by the coding sequence ATGAAAACAAACTTTTTGCCAAAGCTTTTTGTATACACCATTTTAATCATCGGAGTTTTAGTGTTTGTTACTCCGTTTGTATATATGTTAATGACAACATTCGTGAAAAACGCATATTCTCTCCCTAGACCACATGAGGTATTTACAGCGATACCTAGTCTAGAAAACTATGAAATTGTTTGGACGAAAAATAGTTTCTTCCGTTATTTTTTAAACAGTTTATTAGTAGCAACGGTAGCAACAGTTGGTAGTGTGTTTCTAGGAGCGTTAACCGCTTATTCATTCGTTCGATTCACATTCCCTGGAAAAGAATTCGTATTCCGAGTGTTTCTATTTACGATGATGATTCCGCTAGTATTAGCAATCGTACCTCAGTTTACTGTTATTCAATCACTTGGTCTAGTAAACACGTATTGGGGATTATGGTTAATTTACATCGGTGGAGGAGTAGTTGGGTCTACATTCTTCTTACGTGGATTCTTTGAAACAGTACCGAAAGAATTGGAAGAATCGATTGTTATGGATGGTGGAGGAAACTGGACTATCTTTAGAAGAATTTATTTACCTTTATCGAAGCCTGCACTAGGTACAATGGCGATTTTTGCTTTCTCTGGAACGTGGGACGAGTATTTCGTAGCATTAACAATTATTAAAGATGAGGCGATGAGAACATTGCCAATCGCGTTAATGATGTTCCAAGGAAAATACGCAAGTAACTGGGCGTGGATCTTTGCGGCTTCGATTATCGCAATCTTACCTGTAATTATTATTTATATCGTATTCCAAAAACGCTTTGTACAAAGTGGGGATACAGAAGGAGGCGTAAAAGGATGA
- a CDS encoding carbohydrate ABC transporter permease, with translation MESGVNTNKNDAVVIPKKSFAERFKIGVKQWIEVFPFIFLGLVGAGVFVIYPLMKGIIMSFQDYNIMPGAESPFVGLENYKKAFSDPAFRYAVRNTFLNTVVTVPINWFLGLFFAVLINLQFIKYKITFRTLYYLPIITSWIVVAFLFRYLFADGENGLVNFVLLNLGFIDSPIGWLQNQWTAMVVIWLFHIWKTVGWTVVIYLAALQGIPKSLYEAAAIDGANGVKSFMYVTIPMLGPITAFVIINLIMGAFNIFPQVYFITNGGPMGQTEVLQSMIYKQAFNNFNFGYSSALGVMMGLTIFLITYTQQKKLGRQKFM, from the coding sequence ATGGAAAGTGGAGTAAATACGAATAAAAATGATGCCGTCGTTATTCCGAAAAAAAGCTTTGCCGAACGCTTTAAAATTGGCGTTAAACAGTGGATCGAAGTCTTTCCATTTATCTTTTTAGGGCTTGTTGGTGCGGGTGTATTCGTAATCTACCCATTGATGAAAGGTATCATCATGAGTTTCCAAGATTACAATATTATGCCTGGAGCAGAAAGTCCTTTTGTTGGGTTAGAAAACTATAAAAAAGCATTTTCCGATCCTGCATTTCGCTATGCAGTACGTAATACATTTTTGAACACAGTTGTAACAGTTCCAATTAACTGGTTTTTAGGGCTTTTCTTTGCTGTATTAATAAATCTTCAGTTTATTAAGTACAAAATTACGTTCCGTACATTGTACTACTTACCAATTATCACTTCTTGGATTGTTGTAGCATTCCTTTTCCGCTATTTATTTGCTGACGGAGAAAACGGTTTAGTGAACTTTGTTCTATTAAATTTGGGCTTTATTGATTCTCCGATTGGTTGGTTACAAAATCAGTGGACAGCAATGGTAGTAATTTGGTTATTCCACATTTGGAAAACAGTTGGTTGGACCGTTGTTATATATTTAGCGGCACTTCAAGGTATCCCGAAAAGTTTATATGAAGCGGCAGCAATTGACGGAGCGAATGGGGTTAAATCATTTATGTATGTAACGATTCCAATGCTAGGGCCGATTACCGCATTTGTCATCATTAACTTAATTATGGGTGCATTTAACATTTTCCCACAAGTGTATTTCATTACAAATGGTGGTCCAATGGGCCAAACGGAAGTTTTGCAAAGTATGATTTACAAACAGGCGTTTAACAACTTTAACTTCGGTTATTCATCTGCTTTAGGGGTAATGATGGGTCTGACGATCTTCCTCATTACGTATACACAGCAGAAAAAACTAGGTAGACAAAAATTCATGTAG
- a CDS encoding extracellular solute-binding protein, whose product MKLFKSLIAILSVSALLFVSACSGSSDSSSTDKSSGKKTVIEYWHTYSDQEEVVLTDKIKPMFEEAHPDIELKLTRMPYEGLKQQVIAGVSGNAAPDLMRMDIVWTSEFAQIGALQDLSGYEGFENVKNSVFEAPMATNFYDGKYYGLPVNTNTKIAIYNKQLLEKAGLSEAPETMDELVKAAEAAKTVGSKGGIGVGGSFAWGFLPYFWSLGGTLTNDDFTQFDGYINSPESIAAVETMAGWHNDGLTAPSILGGEPGTWDGMQNHEYLMIDDGPWFFSILMNEEGNKFDALNDTVRGLIPAGDGGSRSVIGGENLVIFANSKHPEEAWTFAKWMLTEEPQKLMAETGLIPTNIDAANDPAFLENPFIQEYVTQLETALPRTPIPQWSEIEAVINLNFEKVIRGEMDAKAAMDDAARQAEALLK is encoded by the coding sequence ATGAAATTATTTAAATCATTAATAGCTATATTATCTGTTTCTGCACTTCTTTTCGTAAGTGCGTGCAGTGGTTCTAGTGACTCTAGTTCTACTGATAAAAGTTCTGGAAAGAAAACAGTAATCGAGTATTGGCACACTTATAGTGACCAAGAAGAAGTAGTATTAACAGATAAAATAAAGCCGATGTTTGAAGAAGCACATCCTGACATCGAACTTAAATTAACTCGTATGCCATACGAAGGATTAAAGCAACAAGTTATTGCTGGTGTATCTGGTAATGCTGCACCTGATTTAATGCGTATGGATATTGTTTGGACTTCTGAGTTTGCTCAAATTGGTGCACTTCAAGATTTAAGTGGTTATGAAGGATTTGAGAATGTAAAAAATAGTGTGTTTGAAGCACCGATGGCAACAAACTTCTATGATGGAAAATATTACGGTTTACCAGTAAATACAAACACAAAAATTGCAATCTATAACAAACAATTATTAGAAAAAGCTGGTTTATCAGAAGCTCCAGAAACAATGGATGAGCTTGTAAAAGCAGCTGAAGCAGCAAAAACTGTAGGTTCTAAAGGTGGAATTGGTGTAGGTGGATCATTCGCATGGGGCTTCCTTCCTTACTTCTGGAGCTTAGGCGGAACATTAACAAACGACGATTTCACACAATTTGATGGATACATTAACAGCCCTGAAAGTATTGCAGCAGTTGAAACAATGGCAGGCTGGCATAATGATGGATTAACAGCTCCTTCCATCCTTGGTGGAGAGCCAGGGACGTGGGATGGAATGCAAAATCACGAATATTTAATGATTGACGATGGTCCTTGGTTCTTTAGTATTTTAATGAACGAAGAAGGAAATAAATTTGATGCATTAAATGATACAGTTCGTGGATTAATTCCAGCTGGTGATGGTGGAAGCCGTTCTGTAATCGGTGGAGAAAACTTAGTTATTTTCGCAAACTCTAAACATCCAGAAGAAGCTTGGACGTTTGCAAAATGGATGTTAACAGAAGAACCACAAAAATTAATGGCTGAAACAGGATTAATTCCTACAAATATCGATGCGGCGAATGACCCGGCGTTCTTAGAAAACCCATTCATTCAAGAGTACGTAACACAGCTTGAAACTGCCTTACCTCGTACGCCTATCCCACAATGGTCAGAGATTGAAGCAGTTATTAACTTAAACTTTGAAAAAGTAATTCGTGGTGAAATGGACGCTAAAGCTGCAATGGATGATGCAGCAAGACAAGCAGAAGCTTTACTTAAATAA
- a CDS encoding sigma-70 family RNA polymerase sigma factor, with protein sequence MDIRHANFTDVLERYRPMIYKIINTLHIYRDHSYYFHEGVVALWTAYKQFNEEKGSFPAYAYTTIRGSLLNVLKAERHFDDHHAPWDKEYEEFIPDNSVSLDEQINHLEPYVVCLTNNQKIWVVEHIFYGKGIKEIAREHRTTEAAVKSWRRGAIKKIREEILKYKKMNE encoded by the coding sequence GTGGATATTCGTCATGCAAATTTTACTGATGTGCTAGAGCGATACAGACCAATGATTTATAAAATTATTAATACACTCCATATTTATCGGGATCACAGCTACTATTTTCACGAAGGAGTTGTTGCTCTCTGGACGGCATATAAACAATTTAATGAAGAGAAAGGTTCTTTTCCAGCTTACGCTTATACAACAATTCGAGGTTCATTGTTGAACGTATTAAAGGCCGAACGGCATTTTGATGATCATCATGCACCTTGGGATAAAGAATATGAGGAGTTCATTCCTGATAATTCCGTCTCACTTGACGAACAGATTAATCATTTAGAGCCTTACGTGGTATGTCTAACAAATAATCAAAAAATATGGGTAGTAGAACATATATTTTACGGAAAAGGAATAAAAGAAATTGCTAGAGAACATAGAACAACCGAAGCAGCGGTAAAGTCGTGGCGGAGGGGGGCGATTAAAAAAATAAGGGAGGAGATTCTGAAATACAAAAAAATGAACGAATAA